A region from the Salicibibacter cibarius genome encodes:
- a CDS encoding betaine/proline/choline family ABC transporter ATP-binding protein (Members of the family are the ATP-binding subunit of ABC transporters for substrates such as betaine, L-proline or other amino acids, choline, carnitine, etc. The substrate specificity is best determined from the substrate-binding subunit, rather than this subunit, as it interacts with the permease subunit and not with substrate directly.) yields MLKFENVSKTYKGNQYAVKNLSFEFDEGEFIVFIGPSGCGKTTTMKMINRLIDPTEGSILINSQNAQEKDAVKLRRDIGYVIQQIGLFPHMTIQENVTLVPKLMNWSKEQRKERAKELLELVDMGEEYLSRYPNELSGGQQQRIGVLRALAADPPLILMDEPFGALDPITRDTLQDEFKNLQQRLGKTIVFVTHDMDEALKLADRMVILRDGELVQMGTPDEILAAPANEFVEEFIGKDRLLQSRATVQTVEQLMNANPITISEGATTSEAVQIMREKRVDSLLVTNGNGTLKGYVDIEMIESNRKNTENISDILLSKLHTVNKDARVRDSISRILKIGVSFVPVVDGDIRLVGILTRASLVDLVYDSIWGVEEPAEDEQAAAIEESIL; encoded by the coding sequence TTGTTAAAATTTGAAAATGTATCAAAGACTTATAAAGGCAACCAATACGCCGTTAAAAATCTTTCTTTTGAATTTGATGAAGGCGAATTTATTGTTTTCATCGGACCGAGTGGCTGCGGTAAAACGACGACGATGAAAATGATCAATCGCTTGATCGATCCTACCGAAGGCTCTATTTTGATCAATAGCCAAAATGCCCAAGAAAAAGATGCGGTAAAGCTACGCCGGGATATCGGTTATGTTATCCAACAGATTGGTTTATTTCCGCACATGACCATTCAGGAAAACGTAACGCTCGTGCCGAAACTGATGAACTGGTCCAAAGAACAAAGGAAGGAACGGGCGAAAGAACTGTTGGAACTTGTGGATATGGGCGAAGAATATTTATCACGTTACCCTAATGAACTAAGCGGGGGACAACAGCAACGTATCGGCGTATTGCGGGCACTTGCGGCCGATCCGCCGTTAATTTTAATGGACGAGCCTTTTGGGGCGCTTGATCCGATCACCAGGGACACGCTCCAAGATGAATTCAAAAATCTACAACAGCGACTAGGTAAAACGATTGTTTTTGTCACTCATGATATGGACGAAGCATTAAAATTGGCCGATCGGATGGTCATCCTTCGCGACGGGGAACTCGTGCAAATGGGCACCCCCGATGAAATCCTGGCGGCGCCCGCCAATGAATTTGTTGAGGAATTCATCGGGAAAGACCGTCTGTTGCAAAGTCGCGCGACCGTGCAAACCGTGGAACAACTTATGAACGCAAATCCAATCACGATTTCCGAAGGGGCGACGACGTCGGAAGCAGTGCAAATCATGCGCGAAAAACGGGTGGACTCTTTGCTTGTGACTAATGGTAACGGCACCCTTAAAGGCTATGTGGATATTGAAATGATTGAAAGTAACCGAAAAAATACGGAAAACATATCCGACATCCTCTTGTCTAAATTGCACACGGTGAATAAAGATGCACGCGTACGCGACTCCATCAGTCGAATTTTAAAAATTGGCGTTAGCTTCGTCCCGGTTGTCGATGGAGACATACGGCTTGTCGGGATTCTGACACGAGCATCTCTCGTCGACTTGGTTTACGATTCGATTTGGGGTGTGGAAGAGCCTGCAGAGGATGAGCAAGCGGCCGCGATTGAGGAGTCGATTTTATGA
- a CDS encoding ABC transporter permease: protein MNAIIDFFQANGGEMLFLTSQHLFITLSALFLGIIVAVPLGVGLNKVPSKLGNVVIGIVSILQTFPSLAILAFVIPFLGVGMFPAIVALFIYSLLPILRNTYVGIRGVDPALNESGRGMGMSAWERIRYVELPLATPVIMAGIRLATVYLVGWATLASFIGGGGLGDFIFNGLNHYQPEFIIAGAIPVTLMALFFEIVLSRLEKGMTPKGLRNPAT, encoded by the coding sequence ATGAACGCTATCATCGATTTTTTTCAAGCGAACGGGGGAGAAATGCTTTTTTTAACCTCACAGCATCTTTTCATTACCTTGAGCGCGCTTTTTCTCGGAATTATCGTAGCGGTTCCCCTCGGTGTTGGTTTAAACAAAGTGCCATCTAAGCTGGGGAATGTTGTCATCGGCATCGTAAGCATTCTGCAAACGTTCCCGAGCCTTGCCATACTGGCTTTTGTTATCCCGTTTTTAGGTGTAGGGATGTTTCCGGCGATTGTTGCCCTTTTTATTTATTCACTGCTGCCTATTTTACGAAACACTTACGTCGGCATTCGCGGCGTTGACCCTGCACTTAATGAATCCGGCAGGGGCATGGGCATGAGTGCGTGGGAGCGTATCAGATATGTAGAATTGCCGCTCGCGACACCGGTGATCATGGCCGGTATTCGCCTCGCAACTGTCTACTTGGTAGGATGGGCGACGCTTGCCTCATTTATCGGTGGCGGGGGATTGGGTGATTTTATTTTTAACGGCTTGAACCATTATCAGCCGGAATTCATTATTGCCGGTGCCATTCCGGTGACATTGATGGCACTGTTTTTCGAAATCGTTTTATCAAGACTGGAAAAAGGCATGACCCCGAAAGGGTTGCGAAATCCTGCCACATAA
- a CDS encoding osmoprotectant ABC transporter substrate-binding protein, with protein MAKTKIRQGFLTLALTAGLMSGCALPGLGGGGGDEQVIIGTQPQSESQILGHMIRILIERETDTNVEMINNLTTNVVLHQAMQNGDINVSATRYTGTDIAGVLNEDPILEPDEALDVVIEEFDERFDQTWFPTYGFDNSYAFTIRADLAEEEGIETVSDLEAIADNAATGVDNNWLTREGDGYPAFQEEYGFEFNNINPMQIGLVYDALANEHMDIVLAYTSDGRIAAYDLVLLEDDEQFFPPYDTSAVATNEVLEANPELEEAISKLEGQISTEQMQELNYEADAELREPATVAQDFLEENNYFE; from the coding sequence ATGGCGAAAACGAAAATAAGACAGGGATTTTTAACGCTTGCGCTAACGGCCGGCTTAATGAGCGGGTGTGCACTCCCCGGTCTTGGCGGCGGTGGTGGAGATGAGCAAGTCATCATCGGCACGCAGCCTCAATCAGAATCGCAAATTTTGGGGCATATGATACGAATTTTGATCGAGAGAGAAACAGATACAAATGTTGAAATGATCAACAATCTCACGACCAATGTCGTGTTGCATCAAGCGATGCAAAACGGTGACATAAACGTTTCGGCGACGCGATACACCGGAACAGACATTGCAGGTGTGTTGAATGAAGATCCGATCCTTGAGCCTGATGAAGCCTTAGATGTTGTGATTGAGGAATTCGATGAACGATTTGATCAAACGTGGTTTCCTACCTATGGTTTTGATAATTCTTATGCATTCACAATCCGGGCAGATTTGGCCGAAGAAGAAGGGATTGAAACTGTCTCCGATCTGGAAGCGATCGCCGATAACGCTGCCACCGGCGTCGATAACAACTGGTTAACGAGGGAAGGGGATGGCTACCCTGCCTTTCAGGAAGAATACGGGTTTGAATTTAACAATATTAATCCCATGCAGATCGGACTCGTTTATGATGCACTTGCGAACGAACATATGGACATTGTGCTCGCTTATACTTCGGACGGACGAATTGCGGCCTATGACCTCGTTTTGTTGGAAGATGACGAACAGTTTTTCCCTCCTTACGACACTTCGGCCGTGGCCACCAATGAAGTGTTGGAAGCCAATCCGGAACTGGAAGAAGCTATTTCCAAATTGGAAGGACAAATCAGCACCGAACAAATGCAAGAGTTGAACTACGAAGCGGATGCAGAACTGCGGGAACCTGCTACAGTTGCGCAAGATTTCCTTGAAGAAAATAACTACTTTGAGTAA
- a CDS encoding ABC transporter permease, whose translation MIEVIGDVVNYYSQNFSYVAHEFFRHFLMAAYGVLFAAIVAIPLGVLIARYGRLSNWVIQVANIIQTIPHLAMLSILMLAMGLGANTVIAALFLYSILPILKNTYTGIVNVDQVLLDSGKAMGMTKGQILRMVELPLALSVMMAGLRNALIIAISIVAIGAFFGAGGLGDIIIRGTNVTDGTAIILAGAIPTALMAIIADLIMGTLEKLLNPVKTAKKGPADVEAA comes from the coding sequence ATGATTGAAGTGATTGGAGATGTCGTAAACTATTACAGCCAAAACTTTTCGTATGTTGCGCATGAATTTTTCCGCCACTTTTTGATGGCGGCGTATGGCGTCTTATTTGCGGCCATTGTAGCGATCCCCCTCGGGGTATTGATCGCGAGATACGGCCGATTGAGCAACTGGGTGATTCAAGTCGCGAACATTATTCAGACGATCCCGCACTTGGCGATGCTCTCCATCCTCATGCTTGCCATGGGACTTGGAGCAAATACCGTCATCGCCGCCTTATTCCTTTATTCCATCCTCCCGATTCTAAAAAATACGTATACGGGCATTGTCAATGTCGATCAAGTCCTGCTTGATTCCGGCAAAGCCATGGGGATGACAAAAGGGCAAATCTTACGAATGGTGGAGCTGCCGCTCGCGCTGTCGGTGATGATGGCCGGGCTGAGAAACGCCCTTATCATCGCCATCTCGATCGTCGCCATCGGCGCATTCTTCGGAGCCGGTGGATTGGGAGACATTATTATTAGGGGGACAAACGTCACCGATGGCACAGCGATTATTCTCGCCGGTGCTATTCCCACTGCATTGATGGCCATCATCGCCGATTTAATCATGGGGACGCTTGAAAAGCTTTTAAACCCGGTGAAAACGGCAAAAAAAGGACCTGCAGATGTAGAAGCGGCTTGA
- a CDS encoding transposase → MNIAKTLSHKITNHSRIFDATLDIYNDALSFIIEVIDKEFDNLDEMTTTSIVPAVERLIHTTKSNPSPKYRAFNARFYKFPSYFRRSAIASAFGKVKSYRSNHCNWEEEKAIALTEGKHFKKNPPRLQLKHKAFPVFYRDNMFKRTSDATAQIKIFYNNDWVWVDITFKDQDLYKRGVWDWKENNPTLVKVGKKYFLNVSYQAKVTLNKTKINDQKVCAIDLGINNSAVCSVMDIKGTVLARKFINQPKEKDRLYTLTNKLRKAQRTSGWIAAPNVWRKINGLQKHIVNDTSHDIVTFASENDCDVIVFEYLDKMKIPKGFWGAKKLRFKLRYWRKKGIQNKVTEMAHYLGMRMSRVNARNTSALAFDGSGEVKRNRRKDLATFSSGKVYHADLSASYNIGARYFVRGIQKSISEKRWSSLQAKVPGLAKRTYTTLSSFISLTKALESPKAA, encoded by the coding sequence ATGAACATAGCCAAAACGTTGTCGCACAAGATTACGAATCACTCTCGTATCTTTGATGCAACGCTAGATATCTACAACGATGCTTTATCCTTTATTATCGAAGTCATAGACAAAGAATTTGATAATCTCGATGAGATGACGACGACATCTATCGTACCTGCGGTGGAACGGCTCATTCATACAACTAAATCAAACCCTTCTCCAAAATACCGGGCGTTTAACGCTCGTTTTTATAAGTTCCCTTCGTATTTTCGAAGAAGCGCCATTGCTTCGGCTTTTGGGAAAGTGAAAAGTTATCGTTCTAATCATTGTAACTGGGAAGAAGAGAAGGCAATTGCGCTTACTGAGGGGAAACATTTTAAAAAGAACCCTCCAAGGTTACAATTAAAACACAAAGCGTTTCCAGTGTTTTATCGAGATAATATGTTCAAGCGAACATCAGATGCAACGGCTCAAATCAAAATTTTTTATAACAATGATTGGGTATGGGTAGATATTACCTTCAAAGACCAAGATTTATATAAACGTGGCGTTTGGGATTGGAAAGAAAATAATCCTACGCTTGTGAAAGTCGGTAAGAAGTATTTCCTGAACGTTAGTTATCAAGCAAAAGTGACATTAAATAAAACCAAAATTAATGACCAAAAAGTATGTGCGATAGACCTTGGCATCAACAACTCTGCGGTTTGTTCGGTCATGGATATAAAAGGCACTGTCTTGGCTCGTAAGTTTATTAACCAGCCAAAAGAAAAAGACCGGTTATATACGTTGACGAACAAACTACGCAAAGCGCAACGGACGTCGGGTTGGATTGCTGCGCCGAATGTTTGGAGAAAAATCAATGGGCTTCAAAAACACATTGTGAACGATACGTCGCATGACATTGTGACATTTGCGAGCGAGAATGATTGCGATGTCATTGTTTTTGAGTATCTGGATAAGATGAAGATCCCAAAAGGGTTTTGGGGCGCAAAGAAACTTCGCTTCAAACTTCGTTACTGGCGGAAAAAAGGGATTCAGAATAAAGTAACGGAGATGGCGCATTATCTAGGTATGCGTATGTCAAGAGTGAACGCCCGAAACACAAGTGCCCTGGCATTTGACGGTTCCGGAGAAGTGAAACGGAATAGAAGAAAAGACCTCGCCACATTTTCAAGTGGAAAGGTCTATCATGCCGATTTATCAGCTTCGTATAATATTGGAGCGCGATATTTCGTTCGGGGAATCCAAAAATCCATCTCTGAAAAGCGATGGTCGTCACTCCAGGCAAAAGTCCCTGGATTGGCAAAAAGGACATATACGACTTTGTCTTCATTCATTAGCCTTACGAAAGCATTAGAGTCGCCGAAGGCGGCTTAA
- a CDS encoding thiamine pyrophosphate-binding protein, whose protein sequence is MDNNIPFTVSEAIVKELVQTGVDVVYGIVSIHNMPIYEAIRRQGSIRIVTARGESAAVNMADAYGRTTGKLGVVLTSTGAGAGNGAGSLTETWNSSTPLLHITGEADSHYIGTDQRYIHECKDQLKMMDGANKKAYLLKRPKQITPFIREAIKEALTVPTGPVTVSIPTDFQTQIIPHYQLIEAETTERQKRTVDIPPAVIEKVLEAKRPVLWAGKGVIASEASEELLTFVEKIQPGVLTSEAGKGSIPENHSLCIGNFAATPQVEDLLSKSDLLISIGTHFRGEETNDWTLPIPKNHINIDADPNAFNRNFETSYGLIGDAKAVLLEMNKSLEGKDLSPDTAYVEEVKSVRKAVRETLRGTIGPYGDIADSMREQLPEDTILVRDITIPAYTWGNKLFDIYKPRTSITATGGGIGQGLPMAIGAKIGHKAEPVVLMAGDGGFMLNAGEMITAVQEDAPIIILLFDDSGYGILRYLQDAAYGECTSVDLKNPDFVMMAKSMGFESEKVTSVDEFKHGLEKAIASQNHYMIVVDMDKLEPMNYEESNEYIETFRPKK, encoded by the coding sequence ATGGATAACAACATACCATTCACTGTTTCGGAAGCAATTGTAAAAGAACTTGTACAGACAGGCGTAGATGTCGTTTACGGGATTGTCAGCATCCATAATATGCCTATTTATGAAGCGATACGACGACAGGGAAGTATTCGCATTGTCACCGCTCGCGGCGAAAGTGCTGCCGTCAATATGGCTGATGCGTATGGACGTACGACAGGCAAATTAGGGGTTGTCCTGACGAGCACTGGCGCCGGCGCCGGAAACGGCGCAGGTTCATTAACAGAGACATGGAATTCAAGTACCCCTCTTTTACACATTACGGGCGAAGCCGATTCGCATTATATCGGAACGGACCAGCGTTATATTCATGAATGTAAAGATCAGTTGAAAATGATGGATGGCGCGAATAAAAAAGCCTATTTATTGAAGCGGCCGAAACAAATCACCCCATTTATTCGCGAAGCGATCAAAGAGGCGCTGACGGTTCCGACTGGACCGGTTACCGTTTCCATACCGACTGATTTTCAAACCCAAATCATTCCCCATTATCAATTGATCGAAGCGGAAACAACCGAAAGACAAAAAAGAACCGTGGACATTCCCCCGGCAGTCATTGAAAAAGTGTTAGAGGCAAAGCGGCCGGTCCTTTGGGCAGGGAAAGGCGTTATCGCTTCAGAAGCTTCCGAAGAACTTTTAACATTCGTAGAAAAGATCCAACCCGGAGTCCTCACAAGTGAAGCCGGAAAAGGTTCGATACCGGAAAACCATTCGCTTTGTATCGGGAATTTCGCAGCTACCCCACAAGTGGAAGACTTATTAAGCAAGTCGGATCTGCTTATTAGCATTGGTACTCATTTCCGGGGAGAAGAAACGAATGATTGGACGTTGCCAATTCCGAAAAATCATATCAATATTGATGCAGATCCAAATGCATTTAACCGTAATTTCGAAACATCATACGGCTTAATTGGCGATGCAAAAGCTGTTTTATTGGAAATGAATAAATCCTTGGAAGGGAAGGATTTATCTCCGGATACAGCCTATGTAGAAGAAGTGAAGTCCGTTCGTAAGGCAGTACGTGAAACCCTTCGAGGTACAATTGGCCCTTATGGAGACATTGCAGATAGCATGCGAGAGCAGTTGCCGGAAGATACGATTTTGGTACGGGACATAACCATACCGGCTTACACTTGGGGAAATAAATTGTTTGATATTTATAAGCCAAGAACGTCGATAACGGCTACCGGTGGAGGAATCGGCCAAGGGTTGCCTATGGCCATTGGTGCAAAAATCGGGCATAAAGCGGAGCCGGTCGTTTTGATGGCAGGTGACGGCGGATTCATGTTAAATGCGGGGGAGATGATTACTGCCGTTCAAGAAGACGCGCCAATCATCATCCTTTTGTTCGACGACTCCGGATACGGGATTTTGCGATACCTTCAAGATGCAGCTTACGGAGAGTGCACATCCGTTGATCTGAAAAATCCCGACTTCGTTATGATGGCAAAATCGATGGGATTTGAATCAGAAAAAGTTACATCCGTAGACGAATTCAAACATGGGTTGGAAAAAGCGATCGCTAGCCAAAACCATTACATGATTGTCGTGGATATGGATAAACTGGAACCCATGAACTACGAGGAATCCAACGAATATATCGAGACATTCCGTCCGAAAAAATAG
- a CDS encoding aldehyde dehydrogenase family protein — protein MLDVSMYIDGEWKWRSAKGDNTRNIFNPATGEVIATAAEGNEDDAQAAITAARKAFDSGPWPDMGVDKRAEYLFKIADNMEEKQQALTQLETMNNGKTFPEASYDVSDAAACFRYYGELIKKSSDQTIDVPDPMQSIITHEPIGVCGLIVPWNFPLLISAWKLAPALAAGNTVILKPAEITPLTAIKLFEIFDAVGLPNGVANLVLGAGDTVGNKLATDHEVDKISFTGGTETGRHIMRAAAGNIKDVSLELGGKSPNIIFADADFETAVDYALYGTFFGAGQVCTAGSRILVEESIHDLFIERLVNRAKNIKVKPGNQTGAEMGPLVSEDHFNNVMSYIEAGQQEGATLRCGGKRLLSPDLENGFFVEPTIFTDVKEDMKIVQEEIFGPVAVVQTFKDEQEAIRLANGTDYGLAGSVFTTDDKKAMRVIKKVRAGITWINAYHAAYNEAPWGGYKQSGIGRGLGTYGLEEFQEVKQINVNLQVEPVNWFSE, from the coding sequence ATGCTGGATGTATCCATGTATATAGATGGGGAATGGAAATGGAGAAGCGCGAAAGGGGATAACACGCGGAACATTTTCAATCCTGCCACCGGTGAGGTGATCGCCACCGCGGCGGAAGGGAACGAAGATGATGCACAAGCAGCCATTACAGCCGCCAGAAAAGCTTTCGATAGCGGTCCGTGGCCCGATATGGGCGTGGATAAGCGCGCGGAATATTTGTTTAAAATAGCGGATAACATGGAAGAAAAACAGCAAGCACTCACGCAACTGGAGACGATGAATAATGGCAAAACCTTTCCCGAAGCAAGTTACGATGTCAGTGATGCAGCCGCTTGTTTTCGCTATTATGGTGAGCTTATCAAAAAATCCAGTGATCAAACCATAGATGTCCCCGATCCCATGCAATCCATCATCACACATGAACCTATTGGTGTATGCGGCTTAATCGTTCCTTGGAATTTCCCTTTGCTCATAAGTGCATGGAAGCTTGCGCCTGCTTTAGCTGCCGGTAATACGGTCATTTTGAAACCGGCGGAAATCACCCCTCTTACTGCTATAAAGCTATTTGAAATCTTTGATGCCGTGGGACTTCCAAATGGTGTCGCCAATTTGGTGCTTGGTGCAGGGGATACTGTCGGCAATAAACTGGCTACTGATCATGAGGTGGATAAAATTTCGTTTACCGGGGGAACAGAAACCGGCAGGCACATTATGCGGGCAGCTGCCGGAAACATAAAAGATGTTTCATTGGAACTCGGCGGAAAATCACCGAATATTATTTTTGCCGATGCGGATTTTGAAACAGCGGTTGATTATGCCCTTTACGGAACTTTTTTTGGAGCAGGCCAAGTTTGTACCGCCGGATCACGAATTTTGGTGGAGGAAAGTATTCACGACTTATTTATCGAACGATTGGTTAACCGAGCGAAGAACATTAAGGTGAAACCCGGAAATCAAACTGGCGCGGAAATGGGTCCGCTCGTTAGCGAAGACCATTTTAACAACGTCATGAGTTACATCGAAGCAGGTCAACAAGAAGGTGCGACATTAAGGTGTGGCGGAAAACGGCTACTATCTCCGGATTTGGAAAATGGATTTTTTGTTGAACCAACGATTTTCACTGACGTAAAAGAGGATATGAAAATTGTGCAAGAAGAAATTTTCGGTCCGGTAGCTGTCGTGCAAACATTCAAAGATGAACAAGAAGCTATCCGTCTTGCCAATGGGACGGATTATGGGCTTGCCGGCAGTGTATTTACTACCGATGATAAAAAAGCAATGCGTGTCATAAAAAAAGTTCGGGCAGGCATTACTTGGATCAATGCATATCATGCAGCTTATAACGAAGCACCTTGGGGCGGGTATAAGCAAAGTGGAATCGGACGCGGATTAGGGACCTATGGGTTAGAAGAATTTCAAGAGGTTAAACAAATAAATGTTAATCTCCAAGTAGAACCTGTCAATTGGTTTTCCGAGTAA
- the pabB gene encoding aminodeoxychorismate synthase component I encodes MADIQIDFNRGAPLYFRDPVSIIQTEQPNEVEACISKVQTAVDEGFYAAGYISYEAAKGLRPDLSVVSGHKMPLVWFGIFEEPSLPPDRMTQPYHLSDWAFSTSAPDYKNNVEAIRRAIARGETYQVNYTMRMEARFQGHARTLYEHLKPSQQGIYSAFLNIGQQQILSVSPELFFEKKGNHLRTKPMKGTIARGTTKQEDERLYNELRHSKKDQAENVMIVDLLRNDLGLIAETGSVHTTDLFAIEAYPTVWQMTSTIDAELKRGIDFVEIFRALFPCGSITGAPKKETMKKIAALEFDSRDAYCGAIGYITPTGDSVFNVAIRTAVVDSAKKTITYGTGGGVTWDSSPQGEYEEAVLKSKIMTDMRTDFSLLESLRLEDGHYPFLARHCQRMQTSADVFHWSFSVEKMRDVLLSFAREHPNGAYKVRLLYHPERGFSIEGAEIQGMSEPVVVELAPAAIATNDPFSFHKTTARDVFNALHSRASGNAFDILLYNDNDELLEFTIGNLVLDIDGAYVTPPVSFGLLPGVYRQYLFEQGVVKEQMLSIADLEKANRVWLINSVRGWVEVSLKSL; translated from the coding sequence ATGGCAGATATTCAAATTGACTTTAATCGCGGAGCACCCCTGTACTTTCGCGACCCCGTTTCCATTATCCAAACGGAGCAGCCAAACGAGGTAGAAGCATGTATCAGTAAAGTCCAAACAGCCGTCGATGAAGGATTTTATGCCGCGGGGTATATATCATACGAAGCGGCCAAAGGTCTGAGGCCGGATTTGTCAGTCGTTAGCGGGCATAAAATGCCTCTCGTTTGGTTTGGCATTTTTGAAGAACCGAGCCTGCCACCTGATAGGATGACACAACCTTATCATCTCTCGGATTGGGCGTTTTCGACGAGCGCGCCGGATTACAAAAATAACGTCGAGGCCATTCGCCGGGCCATTGCAAGAGGAGAAACCTATCAAGTGAATTATACGATGCGCATGGAAGCTCGCTTTCAAGGACATGCTCGCACCTTGTATGAACATTTAAAGCCATCCCAACAAGGGATTTACAGTGCTTTTTTGAACATAGGGCAACAACAAATCCTTTCGGTGTCTCCGGAGCTCTTTTTTGAAAAAAAGGGAAATCACTTGCGAACGAAGCCAATGAAAGGCACAATCGCCCGCGGCACTACGAAACAAGAAGACGAGCGCCTATATAACGAACTGCGGCATTCAAAAAAAGATCAGGCGGAAAACGTCATGATCGTCGACCTGCTCCGAAATGACTTGGGGCTAATTGCCGAGACGGGCAGTGTCCATACGACAGACCTTTTTGCCATCGAAGCGTATCCGACCGTTTGGCAAATGACGTCAACGATTGACGCTGAGCTAAAGCGAGGGATTGACTTCGTTGAAATATTTCGTGCCCTCTTTCCGTGCGGCTCCATAACAGGCGCACCGAAAAAAGAGACGATGAAAAAAATTGCGGCGTTGGAGTTCGATTCCCGTGACGCCTATTGTGGGGCAATCGGCTATATAACCCCAACAGGGGACAGTGTGTTCAACGTTGCCATCCGTACCGCCGTCGTTGATTCTGCGAAAAAAACGATCACTTATGGCACAGGCGGTGGTGTTACGTGGGACTCAAGTCCGCAAGGAGAGTACGAAGAGGCTGTTCTGAAAAGTAAAATCATGACCGACATGAGGACTGATTTTTCTTTACTGGAAAGTTTGCGTTTGGAAGATGGGCATTATCCGTTTTTAGCGCGGCATTGTCAACGCATGCAAACGTCTGCGGATGTTTTTCACTGGTCATTTTCCGTGGAAAAAATGCGTGATGTTCTGCTTTCATTTGCCCGCGAACACCCGAACGGGGCTTATAAGGTTCGTTTGCTTTATCATCCGGAGCGAGGGTTTTCTATCGAAGGAGCCGAGATTCAAGGAATGAGTGAACCGGTCGTCGTTGAGTTAGCCCCGGCGGCGATTGCCACGAACGATCCGTTTTCCTTTCACAAAACGACGGCCAGAGACGTGTTCAATGCGCTTCATTCCCGGGCATCAGGTAATGCCTTTGATATTTTGCTCTATAATGATAACGATGAGCTTTTAGAGTTCACGATCGGCAATCTTGTGCTTGACATCGATGGAGCGTATGTGACTCCGCCTGTATCCTTCGGTTTGTTGCCGGGTGTCTATCGACAGTATCTTTTCGAGCAAGGCGTCGTCAAAGAGCAAATGCTTTCGATTGCTGATTTGGAAAAAGCTAATCGCGTTTGGCTAATTAACAGTGTACGCGGATGGGTTGAAGTTTCGTTAAAAAGTTTGTGA